Proteins encoded by one window of Salmonirosea aquatica:
- a CDS encoding ketopantoate reductase family protein, with amino-acid sequence MKRMAYNVESVFIIGAGAIGKALAVFLKLAGRKVVLVRGSVDEAGSQIERLRVEAAGDTLREASIEVATLNEFSTLNGLVVLATKSYGNQRLSDLLRDKIGDSPLVLLQNGLGVERPFLERGFPQVYRAILFVTSQCLSEDTVRFRPVAVSPIGVEKGEVTALSAIVRQLNTPDFGFKSEENIQPIIWQKAIVNCVFNSVCPLLEADNGLFHRNEAALELARRIIAECTAVARAKGIMIGPDEVEESLLRISRSSDGQLISTLQDIRSRRPVEIDTLNFEIVRIARSLGLDNRVRETGLLGELTGLKAKLVLEMPNQTTRL; translated from the coding sequence ATGAAGCGTATGGCTTACAATGTGGAGAGCGTATTCATTATAGGGGCTGGCGCAATCGGCAAAGCCCTTGCGGTGTTTCTCAAACTAGCGGGCCGGAAGGTGGTGCTGGTCCGTGGAAGCGTAGACGAAGCCGGTAGCCAGATCGAACGCCTCCGGGTAGAAGCCGCCGGAGATACGCTGCGGGAGGCTTCCATTGAGGTAGCTACCCTGAATGAATTTTCCACGCTGAACGGCCTCGTCGTACTGGCTACCAAGTCCTACGGCAACCAGCGCCTGTCCGACCTGCTCCGGGACAAAATCGGGGATTCACCCCTGGTGCTGCTGCAGAACGGCCTGGGCGTCGAGCGCCCCTTCCTTGAACGGGGCTTCCCGCAGGTGTACCGGGCCATACTGTTCGTGACGAGCCAGTGCCTCAGCGAGGATACTGTCCGGTTCAGACCCGTGGCGGTTTCGCCCATCGGGGTGGAAAAAGGTGAAGTCACCGCGCTCAGTGCCATCGTCCGGCAGCTCAATACCCCCGATTTTGGTTTTAAAAGTGAAGAGAACATTCAGCCCATTATCTGGCAAAAGGCGATTGTCAACTGCGTGTTCAACTCGGTCTGCCCCTTGCTGGAGGCGGATAACGGCCTGTTCCACCGCAATGAAGCAGCTTTGGAATTGGCCCGGCGGATCATCGCTGAATGCACGGCCGTGGCCCGTGCAAAGGGGATCATGATCGGGCCTGATGAGGTGGAAGAGAGCCTTTTGCGAATCAGCAGGTCATCCGACGGACAGCTCATTTCCACCCTACAGGATATCCGCAGCCGCAGGCCGGTTGAAATAGATACCTTGAATTTTGAAATCGTGCGGATCGCCCGGAGCCTGGGCCTGGACAACCGGGTACGGGAGACCGGACTGCTCGGGGAACTGACGGGATTAAAAGCAAAACTGGTACTTGAAATGCCTAACCAAACCACAAGACTATGA
- a CDS encoding SDR family oxidoreductase, which translates to MKVMLITGASRGIGAATAQLAAENGFAVAVNFHRSREAAERLVVGITDRGGKAVAIRADASREEEIRHLFEETTRQLDRLDCLVNNAGILERQMRLDEMEVDRLHRVFTTNITGPFLCAREAVRRMSTKYGGYGGTIVNVSSLAAKTGAPNEYVDYAASKGALDSLTMGLAREVAAEGIRVNGVRPAFIHTDIHAQGGEPGRIERLKDSIPLKRGGTAREVAEAILWLASDKSSYSTGTFIDVTGGR; encoded by the coding sequence ATGAAAGTAATGCTCATTACGGGGGCCAGCCGGGGAATCGGCGCGGCCACGGCGCAGCTGGCCGCGGAAAATGGTTTTGCCGTGGCGGTTAATTTTCACCGCAGTCGGGAGGCGGCTGAACGGCTGGTCGTTGGCATCACGGACCGGGGTGGCAAGGCGGTGGCCATCCGGGCCGATGCCTCCCGGGAGGAGGAGATCCGGCATTTGTTTGAAGAAACAACCCGGCAACTGGACAGGCTGGATTGCCTGGTCAACAACGCGGGGATTTTGGAGCGGCAGATGCGACTGGACGAGATGGAGGTTGACCGCCTGCATCGGGTTTTCACCACCAACATCACCGGCCCCTTCCTCTGCGCCCGGGAAGCGGTGCGGCGGATGTCGACCAAGTACGGCGGGTACGGTGGAACGATCGTCAATGTGTCGTCGCTGGCGGCAAAAACAGGGGCTCCCAACGAGTACGTCGACTATGCGGCTTCCAAAGGTGCCCTGGACTCCCTAACTATGGGCCTGGCCCGGGAAGTGGCCGCGGAGGGTATCCGTGTCAACGGCGTGCGGCCGGCCTTCATCCATACCGATATCCACGCCCAGGGCGGAGAACCGGGTCGCATCGAGCGTCTGAAAGACAGTATTCCCTTAAAACGCGGTGGTACGGCCCGCGAAGTGGCCGAGGCCATTTTGTGGCTGGCTTCGGATAAATCCTCTTATTCGACCGGCACCTTCATCGATGTAACGGGTGGCCGGTAG
- a CDS encoding DUF1572 family protein, with protein MNTSYLTSVIRQFEYYKKLGEGAMEQLADEALFWQYNGASNSIAVIVNHLAGNMLSRFTDFLTTDGEKPWRNRDGEFENRFTSRAELLAYWDQGWQRLLETLNGIREDQLEDIVYIRNEEHTITEALNRQLAHYAYHIGQIVYIARMVRGEGWKSLSIPRHRSEEYNTRKFGLERGIRHFTENVQALDTPSEADGED; from the coding sequence ATGAACACATCTTATCTGACAAGCGTGATCAGGCAATTTGAATATTACAAAAAGCTGGGAGAGGGGGCCATGGAACAGCTGGCCGATGAGGCGCTCTTCTGGCAATACAATGGGGCGAGCAATAGCATTGCGGTCATAGTGAATCATCTGGCGGGGAATATGCTTTCCCGTTTCACCGATTTTCTGACCACGGATGGGGAAAAACCCTGGCGCAACCGCGATGGGGAGTTTGAAAATCGCTTTACCAGTCGCGCGGAATTGCTCGCTTACTGGGATCAGGGCTGGCAGCGCCTTTTGGAGACCCTGAATGGTATCAGAGAGGATCAACTTGAAGATATTGTGTATATCCGCAACGAGGAGCATACGATAACAGAGGCCCTAAATCGCCAGCTGGCTCATTACGCCTACCACATTGGCCAGATCGTCTACATAGCCCGGATGGTCAGGGGGGAAGGATGGAAGAGCCTGTCGATTCCTCGCCATAGGTCAGAAGAATATAATACCCGGAAATTTGGCCTGGAAAGGGGAATCAGGCATTTTACGGAAAACGTGCAGGCATTGGATACTCCTTCGGAGGCCGATGGAGAAGATTGA
- a CDS encoding sodium:solute symporter family transporter — translation MITILQWFLVLASSVGLYFVAPLARTADEFFRGSRREQAPNALFLTSSLVISWLFAKSITNAANLGQSFGLVGGVAYAGYYLSFVVAGLVIIRLRTRGGYLSIHHFLETKFGRGAIVVFTFLIIIRLYNEIWSNTIVIGSYFGATGTLPYYVAIVVFTLLTLAYTLKGGMSSSIMTDVIQMALFVVLLVVILGFIFPAQEGGIQSFATSGTWDLAHGLDLLLVAVIQCFSYPFHDPVLTDRGFISAPKTTLKSYLWAGLIGALCIVFFSFVGIFTRLQGLEGEAPVAAARYFGAPMLLLMNLIMVTSASSTLDSAMASFSKLVSIDLSRSPLPKVSTGRLAMVALTVLGTIPVFFDPTILSATTVSGTVVLGLAPIFLFWSARVPRIAFHLSVVGGLLLGGTLSFITLPDWLIFTEGKYAALLSTNVITSVYCFSVFGISCLTGRIRRGHKAI, via the coding sequence TTGATCACTATACTGCAATGGTTTCTCGTGCTGGCGTCGAGCGTGGGGCTGTATTTTGTAGCGCCTCTAGCACGCACAGCCGACGAATTTTTCCGGGGTAGCCGCCGCGAACAGGCCCCCAACGCGCTGTTCCTGACGAGCAGCCTGGTCATTTCGTGGCTTTTTGCCAAATCCATTACCAACGCCGCCAACTTGGGCCAAAGCTTTGGGCTAGTGGGCGGAGTAGCCTACGCAGGGTACTACCTGTCATTCGTAGTAGCGGGGCTGGTCATCATCAGATTGCGTACCCGAGGGGGGTACCTTAGCATCCATCACTTTCTCGAAACCAAGTTCGGGCGGGGAGCCATTGTGGTCTTTACTTTCCTGATTATCATCCGGTTGTACAATGAAATCTGGTCCAATACGATTGTCATTGGCAGCTACTTCGGTGCCACGGGTACACTACCCTACTATGTGGCCATCGTGGTGTTTACACTGTTGACGCTGGCCTATACCCTCAAAGGCGGCATGAGCAGTTCGATCATGACCGATGTGATTCAGATGGCGCTCTTCGTCGTATTGCTGGTGGTCATTCTGGGCTTTATTTTTCCTGCTCAGGAAGGAGGCATTCAGTCCTTCGCCACAAGTGGTACCTGGGATTTGGCCCACGGCCTCGACCTGTTGCTGGTGGCCGTCATCCAATGCTTCAGCTACCCCTTCCACGATCCCGTTCTGACCGATCGGGGCTTCATTTCCGCCCCCAAAACTACCCTGAAATCCTACCTCTGGGCGGGTTTGATTGGGGCGCTGTGTATCGTCTTTTTTAGTTTTGTGGGTATTTTCACCCGATTACAAGGTCTGGAAGGCGAGGCTCCCGTAGCCGCAGCCCGGTATTTCGGCGCTCCGATGCTGTTGCTGATGAACCTGATTATGGTTACGTCGGCATCCTCCACGCTGGATTCAGCGATGGCATCTTTTTCCAAACTGGTGAGTATAGACCTCAGCCGTTCACCCCTCCCCAAAGTATCGACGGGCCGTCTGGCGATGGTAGCGTTGACGGTGCTGGGTACCATTCCCGTTTTCTTCGACCCCACCATTCTCTCCGCCACAACCGTCAGTGGTACCGTGGTGCTGGGGCTGGCGCCCATTTTCTTGTTTTGGAGCGCCAGGGTACCCCGCATCGCTTTTCATTTATCGGTGGTGGGCGGATTATTGCTGGGGGGTACCCTATCGTTCATTACCCTGCCCGACTGGCTTATATTTACCGAAGGCAAATACGCGGCGCTGCTCAGTACCAACGTGATTACCAGCGTATACTGTTTTTCGGTGTTTGGGATAAGTTGCCTTACTGGCCGAATCCGACGGGGCCATAAGGCTATTTAA
- a CDS encoding SusD/RagB family nutrient-binding outer membrane lipoprotein — protein MNHKSLYIKVLFITLVSFTLSCTKDFEEINTNPNAPVDVQPSLLLRKVLFDYNEQMSYEGFVAGNLLGQYFTAIDFNLFDRHSLTEPQYGGNAWPFIYTNLRDNEILLQKSRANPAFAVYEGPALVLKAYMAAALTDLYGDVPYSEALSGKSGVILPKYDTQESIYTAPGGILDNLDQAVAALKNYKGATKLDGDILYSGNLSKWVLFANSLKIKYLMRISGKADVKARLQAVYNEGTFIKASTDNATYKFTASQPNNFRMATARIGDYNLFIMSKTIEEILANLNDPRVAVYFRPTAADPKVYKGLLNGPDASKLSISVSNYSLSGAIFRENSDKLNANYMTAYETSFWLAEAAEKGLIDASAKEWYEKGITQAFAYWLTPLPATYLTSDKVGYKANGQNPIEQIITQKWLASLDNGYEGWIEWRRTGFPKLKTISASLNNNLIPVRLPYPGSEAALNGEAFQQAAAKTDNNSVNVPTWWATK, from the coding sequence ATGAATCATAAAAGTCTGTACATCAAGGTACTTTTTATCACGTTGGTGAGTTTTACCCTAAGCTGCACCAAGGATTTTGAGGAAATAAATACCAACCCCAATGCACCTGTGGATGTGCAGCCCTCGCTGCTGCTGCGGAAGGTACTGTTCGACTACAACGAGCAGATGTCGTACGAAGGATTCGTGGCGGGGAATCTGTTGGGCCAATATTTTACGGCCATCGACTTCAACCTGTTCGACCGGCATAGCCTCACCGAGCCGCAGTACGGCGGCAACGCCTGGCCGTTTATCTATACCAATTTGCGCGATAATGAGATCTTGTTGCAAAAGTCGCGAGCTAATCCCGCTTTCGCCGTGTACGAAGGCCCGGCTTTGGTACTGAAAGCCTATATGGCCGCTGCCCTTACCGACTTGTACGGTGATGTGCCGTATAGTGAGGCGCTTTCGGGAAAGTCCGGAGTTATTCTCCCAAAATACGACACGCAGGAATCCATCTACACCGCGCCTGGCGGTATTCTTGATAATTTAGACCAGGCCGTGGCGGCTCTGAAAAATTATAAGGGTGCCACCAAACTGGACGGAGACATTCTGTACAGCGGCAACTTGTCGAAGTGGGTGCTGTTTGCCAATTCATTGAAGATCAAGTATCTGATGCGTATTTCGGGTAAAGCCGACGTCAAAGCCCGTTTGCAGGCCGTTTATAACGAGGGTACCTTCATCAAAGCCAGTACCGACAACGCCACTTACAAATTCACGGCTTCGCAGCCCAACAATTTCCGCATGGCTACGGCCCGGATTGGTGATTACAATCTGTTCATCATGTCCAAGACGATCGAGGAGATTTTGGCCAATCTGAACGACCCGCGCGTGGCAGTGTACTTCCGGCCTACAGCGGCTGACCCGAAGGTATACAAAGGCCTGCTGAACGGCCCGGATGCTTCCAAGCTGTCAATTTCCGTTTCCAACTACTCGCTCTCAGGAGCTATATTCCGCGAAAATTCCGACAAACTGAATGCTAACTACATGACGGCCTACGAAACCAGTTTCTGGCTGGCCGAAGCCGCCGAAAAGGGTTTGATCGACGCCTCCGCAAAGGAATGGTACGAGAAGGGCATCACGCAGGCGTTTGCCTATTGGCTCACGCCGCTGCCCGCCACCTACCTTACGAGTGACAAAGTAGGCTACAAAGCCAACGGTCAGAACCCCATCGAACAGATCATCACCCAGAAATGGCTCGCCAGTCTTGACAATGGCTACGAGGGCTGGATCGAGTGGCGGCGCACGGGTTTTCCCAAGCTGAAAACCATTTCGGCTAGTCTGAACAACAATCTGATCCCCGTGCGTCTACCCTACCCCGGCAGTGAGGCCGCCCTCAACGGTGAAGCCTTCCAACAGGCCGCCGCCAAAACAGACAACAACAGCGTCAACGTACCTACGTGGTGGGCGACGAAGTAG